A single window of Caldimicrobium thiodismutans DNA harbors:
- a CDS encoding (deoxy)nucleoside triphosphate pyrophosphohydrolase, with translation MKPLLKVVAGLICKEGKVFLVKRPKEKRDGGLFEFPGGKVEKGEELKEALKRELFEELGIKVKEVEFIASEREEKGEFTIEINLFLVKEYEGELLLKEAEEGGFYTIEEALNLALCPPDRRLIENLKTLRGN, from the coding sequence ATGAAGCCCCTTTTAAAGGTAGTTGCAGGTTTAATTTGTAAAGAGGGAAAGGTCTTTCTTGTTAAAAGGCCTAAGGAGAAAAGGGATGGAGGGCTTTTTGAGTTTCCAGGGGGAAAAGTTGAAAAGGGGGAGGAATTGAAGGAGGCCTTAAAAAGAGAGCTCTTTGAAGAGCTTGGAATAAAGGTAAAGGAAGTAGAATTTATAGCGAGCGAAAGGGAAGAAAAAGGGGAATTTACTATAGAAATAAATCTCTTTTTGGTAAAGGAATATGAGGGAGAACTCTTACTGAAAGAGGCTGAAGAGGGAGGTTTTTATACCATAGAAGAGGCTTTAAACTTAGCGCTTTGCCCCCCGGATAGAAGGTTAATAGAAAACCTCAAGACTTTAAGAGGAAATTAA
- the purB gene encoding adenylosuccinate lyase, whose protein sequence is MIPRYTRPVMAKLWSEEEKLRVWLLVEFYAMEAWYKLGKVPEKDYQILKEKLTPYMEKGFTEENVKRVEEIEKETRHDVIAFLTHLAEIAGPSARYLHLGMTSSDMLDTAMAYRMKRAMEIILEDLDNLLESLKQKAFQYKDTPMIGRTHGIHAEPITFGLKMALFYEEMKRNKERLLRAKENISYGKISGAVGTFAHLPPEIEAYTCEKLGLKPEPISNQIVQRDRYAEYMCALGILASSIEKMATEIRHLQRTEVLEAEEPFHAGQKGSSAMPHKRNPILTENLCGLARTIRAYVIPALENVVLWHERDISHSSSERMIIPSATALSDFALVRLNYVIKNLQVYPERMLKNLHLLRGLIFSQQVLLSLVEKGLTREEAYMIVQENAMKVWKEENLHFKEALLRDERVRNYLSPEELESLFDLKNYLSRVDTIFARVFA, encoded by the coding sequence ATGATTCCCCGTTATACAAGACCGGTTATGGCAAAGCTTTGGAGTGAGGAGGAAAAGTTAAGGGTCTGGCTACTTGTTGAATTCTATGCCATGGAGGCCTGGTATAAACTGGGAAAGGTGCCAGAAAAAGATTACCAGATACTTAAAGAAAAATTAACTCCCTACATGGAAAAGGGTTTTACTGAAGAAAATGTAAAAAGGGTTGAAGAGATTGAAAAAGAGACCCGTCATGATGTCATAGCCTTTCTCACTCACCTTGCTGAAATTGCTGGACCCTCTGCAAGATATCTTCATCTGGGAATGACCTCATCGGATATGCTTGATACTGCCATGGCTTATAGAATGAAAAGGGCCATGGAGATTATCCTTGAAGATCTGGATAATCTCCTTGAAAGCTTAAAGCAAAAGGCTTTTCAATATAAAGATACACCCATGATTGGAAGAACTCATGGAATTCATGCTGAACCTATCACCTTTGGATTGAAAATGGCCCTTTTTTATGAAGAGATGAAAAGAAATAAAGAGAGACTTCTTCGGGCAAAGGAGAATATCTCCTATGGAAAAATTTCTGGTGCTGTTGGGACCTTTGCTCATCTTCCTCCTGAAATTGAGGCCTACACTTGTGAAAAACTGGGATTAAAACCAGAGCCCATTTCCAACCAGATTGTTCAAAGGGATCGTTATGCAGAATACATGTGTGCCCTTGGAATTCTTGCAAGCTCTATAGAGAAAATGGCAACGGAAATCAGACACCTGCAAAGAACAGAAGTCCTTGAGGCAGAAGAACCCTTTCATGCCGGGCAAAAGGGCTCATCCGCCATGCCCCATAAGAGAAATCCTATTTTAACAGAGAATCTCTGCGGGCTTGCAAGAACAATTAGGGCTTATGTGATCCCAGCCCTTGAGAATGTAGTCCTTTGGCATGAAAGAGATATTAGCCACTCCTCCTCTGAAAGAATGATTATCCCCTCTGCAACTGCCCTCTCTGATTTTGCCTTGGTAAGACTTAATTATGTAATTAAAAATCTTCAGGTCTATCCTGAAAGGATGCTTAAAAATCTCCATCTCCTTAGAGGACTTATTTTTTCTCAGCAGGTGCTTCTCTCCCTTGTTGAGAAGGGTTTAACCAGGGAGGAAGCCTATATGATTGTTCAGGAAAATGCCATGAAGGTCTGGAAAGAGGAAAATCTTCATTTTAAAGAGGCTTTATTAAGGGATGAAAGGGTTAGAAATTATTTAAGTCCAGAAGAACTTGAGAGTCTCTTTGACTTAAAAAATTATCTCTCCCGGGTGGATACCATCTTTGCAAGGGTCTTTGCTTAA